In Cyprinus carpio isolate SPL01 chromosome A5, ASM1834038v1, whole genome shotgun sequence, the sequence TTCCCCGATTCATAAAACCGCTCCTGGATCCAAAACACGCCATTTTCCAGCGACTTATGCGCGTACCAGTCAGTCGCAGACATCTCCAATACATTCAAGAGATAATTATTGCATGCAAGGTTAATAGTATGGCTGTTAACCtataatttttgtttcaaatccTAGCCGATGCAACTGCAGAAATGACGCTGACACCCTGTTCCGCAAGCGCAGCGCGTCATCGAGCGTAACGTCATGACGTACTGGACGGCCGAAATGCTATTGGTCAATGCGGCAATAGGCACCACCCAAGCTTTGcatattactactttaaaatactatttaattgcCTAGACAGGTACTCGTTTACATTCATCCAAAAGCTGTAACAGAACAAAGTAAGCAATAGCACCTTAAAGTGTTGCTGCAATGCGACCAGCTGCCTTACTGGCGCAGTTTTAGAAGAAATACTGCATGTTGTCATTATTACTCACCTACGTTTCAACGCAGTGGATCttcaatttgaaaaataaatccataCGACAATTTTAGGTCTTTTGAAGCCATATGATATCTTTGTGTGATGACCAAACTGATTTTGAAGTATCTGTCCAACTTCGCCCAGTGGAGTTTTTCTCAAATACCAGCGGtgacgttaaaaaaaaaaaaaaaaaaaaaaaaaaatttggttgcCTCGTGACATCACGACGCAATGTGTTTACAGCGCCACTCGGAATtatgtatacaatttttttttttttttttttgcccatttgaTACTTTATCACACCCTCCTTCACCAAGTAATATCTGACTGACCAAAATGACAGGAAAGGGCAGAGGAATAGCAGCATTCACCTTCAACATAGAGGCCCTGGGTCTTACCAGAGGGTCCATGCCTGAAACCCAGAGAGGGCCACTCTGCTCTTCCCGGTGAgttgttttcttcttatttttatgtttcccTCTGAGCTTTAAAAATCTGCTTCAGTTATCTTGGTAGTCATTATCCAGAAAGCCcagactattattttttttttttacccaagtTTTAGACAAATGCATTACACCACCTAGGACATAATTTCTGTGCTCTTTCACAGTAAATTGAATATAAAACTGGGCCTTTGAAAGCTGGAGAGAATGAAGCCTATATGAGAGCTTTGAAACAAGAGACGAGAAGATGAACGAAAGGCATCCAATTTAACATAAAACTCCATACAGGAAAGGGAGGTGAGTGGTAGCCTTTATTTAATTTTGGTAACATATAATACCTACCTATTGCTTCCTACTAGGAGACTCAGGAATTCTGAGATAATCATATTGTAAAAGTAGACGGCTATGAGTAAGAGCACTGAGGGCAATGTTGTGTCTTAACACTGCCCTTCAGACattataaatctataaatctatTTAACCCTATGTTTAAGTGAAATAGTATAACTGATTAGGGATAGTTTAACCTTGAAAttagtttatattgttttttgattgttttattattatttatttttttcacggtGTTATTAAAGTAAGAAAAGTCCAAAATTTAGAAGTTAAAATAAATTGCTCTCCTGTTTTAAAGTGTCTGTGAGTGTGCTCACCAGTATGATTCACAGATGTGGAGAAGTACAAGGAACAATACACAAGAGAAATGAAAAGAATTGAAGATGACAACTGGACACCAGGTATTACAGGAATCACTTATGAGTGCCATTTAAATTGGATGATTTCAGACAAATTATAGATTCGCTTTGTAAATTGGAACCGTCTTCCAAGGGAGCTAAaaccacaaaagaagataattagAAGGAAAAGAGGTAATTTCACAAAATACAGAATCCCTCTTTATACAACAGCATTTCTGAATAACctgtaaataatttgaatatttacagatacttAGAAAAATGCAAAGATCTCAAGTAAGGACAAGGAGGAATTGCTAAATAAACTTGATGTGGGTACACACTGGTCATCACCCATAGGAAAACAACTACATACTACAGACTACTTTGAAGATGGCGATGATGGAAGTGATGACAACATTGATGAAGCCActtactagcaaaaaaaaaaaaaagagtctatcATGCAAAAGAATTAAAGTGAATCAATGTGTACGTACAATATAAAAGCACACAATTTTACTTGATACACTTCATGCCTTCAAAGAGCACAGTGTTTTCTAggtataaaaataattgtgtaattatATAGATAATTGTCTAAACTGGTTTCATTTAAgctaaatgattataaaattaaaaggttaaaaataactaAGAGAttcagatattaaaatataattccttTATTTTCAACCTGCATCTACAGGATGAAGGCACATAATCACTGTACTCCATGTTTCAAAGAAATGCTTATATCTGCTACTTAAATGGAATTGaacatgtttgagaatattttacAAATCATCCCGTGTTCTTGctaggaggaagaaaaaaaaaaaaaaaaacggaagccATTATGGTtccattaagttttgtttttcttttttacaaacaaagtttaaaaattaaaaccagaAAGGTTTTTACCATCAGTTGCAATACTGAATCTGGATTGTACATTTCCTAAAATAAATTACCATGTTTATTTCCCTGACAACCAGACAGTGGCAGCAAATATCTTGAACAATATATCAGCTGTTTGCCATTGATGCAAACTACAAACTTAATAGAGGTACAGAGATAGACACTGGCTCATGAGTGACACACACTATAAAACCAGCGATCAACTGTGCAAAATGCATCAAGGAAAAACCTTACAGGATTGGAATCATTTCTTGATTACTCGATCCTCACCCGCGTTTGTTAATCGTTTTTAAAATGTGGTTCTGCTTATACCTTCCATTAATGActccaaattaattaaattaattcccTGGTGATTTAAGAGCCCCTTTATGCTTTCTCTTCATGCTTCACAAAATGTTGCTGTTTAGCAGCAGACTGTAGGTGAGAGTCTTGGTGAGAGGCAGGTAACCCAAACATAGCAGCAGCTGGCTGTGTTGGTCCTGGGCTGATAGAGTCAATGGTAGTATGGTGGCTAACATCTGCTTTCATCAAAACCTCATAGTATAACAGGTAAAAAACAGGTGTAACAATGCCCACAACCAACATAATGGCAACTGCAGTCCACCATCTCATTCCCCAGTCAGCACCATAGTATGGGTCTTTCTTTTGGGCTGGTCTGCGCTCGTGACCTCCCAAAAGCGGCTGCTCCAGCGAGGACACAACCTCATTCAGGCTGCTCCTGGAAGGGGCAGATGACTTGACGAGAAGTTGAATGTCCTTGTCCTTCTCCTGCAGGAAGCACTCCACGCTGTCcacagatgaggaagaggatgaagagTCCAAGGAAGCTCCAGAAATCGGGATCTCAGAGATTCTGCGAGTACCACTGGGTGAGCTGCTTTTATGGGGAACAGTGTTGTGAGTTTCTGTGAATGAGCTGAATTTTCTCACAGGGATCCTTATGGACCGCAGTGCAAAGAAGTCCTGTTCAGTTAGAAGATTGTTGGCCCGCTTTATGTCTGCAACCTGAGATGAGAAAACTGAAGATTAGAACAAGAATGTAAATCAGCACAATCAATTCAAGCCCTGACAACAACCTTACATACATTAGATATATTTGGGTAGCTATGTGGGGGCAGGACTGCTTTGCGTTTTTACATGTCAGAACAAAGATAACATGGAGTAAAGGGGAAAAACAGAGCTAGATGTGTCCTGAACGAGATCAGGAAGAACTTGTTATTATGAGGTGTAATGTGAAGTAGAAATTTGTTTACAGCAGCAAGGCAACATCATAACGTGACGTTAATTTAGAATTCAACTTGTGGGCGGTCACAGGAATGTCTACAACATAAATTTTACATCAGCTTTTAATGTGGCTCATTCAATCGAATTTGGAGTGGGAACTATccattgtataatatttttgttttgacacttttttttttaatgtcatgatAAAATTTTAGTAGTGTATAGCTCACAATAAGACTTACAACATGCATTTAGAATACATGttgggtgaattttcatttaatacttattttaaaagaaCCCCTGTGAAGAAAATCAACCACAGAACGTTTTTAACGTTGTCTATTTGGGGCTGTACGTATAAAACTTCTCAGAAATGCTCTTTAGAATAGTCTTAAGCTTTGACTTAAGTGTCAACAAATTCTTAGTTACAAGTAGGACTTTTCTAAGAGAAggagacttttataaagaaacaacaacttttttataaaagcaacttTTAGTAAAGTCTAAGGCAGATGATACACGTGGCTACTTTTTTGAGCTATTTTGCCAGACAgcttttttgagcaatgttgcttgggcacaaatttgctcaaaaagttgccccctGTATCATCAGACTAAGACTGATTCTGAAGTGTAAACTTAAGGactacagcttttttttttttttttttgcagcatggcTTGACAGTCAGTTAGAAAGTCTAAAGAAAAACCATATGGAAGCGGCTAAAAGTGATGCCAGCCTAGGAAATTTGACATCTTCatccttaatttaaaaaaaaaaattgtaattaaattgcatAGTTGCTTAGaatcaattgttttatttgtgataatGCAATGAAACATGCCAATGCAGTCATAATTTTTGGCCATGCTGTCATACAAAGAAATTACgaacacatgcaaaaacaagagttattaattaaacaaaattttaataactGATGTTGTAGTAAATGTTgccgttttttttgtttgtttgtttttcttcactaGATTTAGTGACTTCCTCACAccttttgagactttttttcaaaagcctagcaacaaaataaattttttggacAAACCATATCTAGATTCCAAGACTCTCAATACTgatctatatttatatagatcagtgaactcGCCATTATGACGTAATCTAGCAACGCAATCTGTTTTAGCTACTTTTAATTGAAAGCAGTTGACAACACTGGTCAGTGTTTTTTCCCTTAGggccattaaatttttttttaaaaaaacacctccacacatcacttttggccactgtTGTATTTGGTGGGGTTAGTGGCACAATATTTAAGACCCTCATCACCAGTCCATTGCTGAATTTTTCCAATTTTCCAGCCAAAACATATCTGCAGCTAGAGCAGTGATTTGTAGAGTGGAAGACGTTATTAAATTTCTTACTTGGTCAGTTACAAAAAGAACTGACTATCTTGACAATCAGGTTTGTATCGTTTTATCAACACCATATCATCACATAATTCCAATACGTTAGGGTGACcgaacgtgccattttcccaggacacgtcctggccaggatttctatattgcctaaaatatccagctTTTGgaattggtttcctgttttcatacttaatgaaggtaatgatcataTGACCAATAACTTGCAGACATTGTACGTGTATACATGTAATATGTAAGTGTACATATAAGTGTTCGACTttaagcagcactgagcataccgatcagtgtatgacatcaaagtacggtACTTTGTCGTACAGTTGGTCTGCGCatcgcaaacaaagccaaaacacggatattttaggcaatatagaaatcctggccaggacgtgtcctgggaaaatggcacgtttggtcaccccaCAATACATCATATCTTTATTGGAAAGTGTGTGTCTCCTCCTCTTTGCTGCAATCTTATTACTCCTAACTAGGTTAGAAGACCTCTCCagctctcttaaagggatagttcacccaaaactgaaaataagcccatgatttactcaccctcaggcttcCGGTCACTCAAGAAGGCGCATTCATGACAAGGTGTTCGAGCGCATGACGTAGGTGTAGCGGAAAGCACAACATAAGATCCAGGGAGAGAGTGACAAACACGGAAGCACAGAGGAGATAgcaagaatgtcagaggattttgatataagacAAGAGGAGAATGAGTTTTTTGCCCAGCCATATGTGATGGAGGCTGTGGCAGCGGCACAAATTACAGATGTAGTTCACGTGGTTTCCCTGTGCTGTAAAACAAAACTTGGTACTCGCGAGACTACGCTCTTCTCCCTGGAGCTAACGTTGCGCCTTCTGCTACGCCTATGTCATACGTCTTGAAGAACGCCTTGTTGTGAACTTGCTTGAGTGACCAGAAGCTGGAGAttagtttatacatttttaaaaatctatttttttcttacactAACACATTgcttcgcttcagaaggcctttattaacatcccagagtttttttagttttatgatgATGGATGTACTTTTTTCAGCTTCAAAAACAGGGgtaccattcactgccattatacagcttggaagagccaggacattttttaatataactcagatcggattcgtctgaaagaggaatgtcagataTGCCTAGGATGCCCTGAGCGTGAGTAAAGCAtggtcaaatttaaatttttgggtgagctatccctttaaataatttagGAGCTGAGACCTAGTCTTAACACTTAGGAACCTTTATGAATCACTCGTATTCTTAAGTCTAGGAATAAGAGTAAAATCATGTCATTCTTAGGATTTTGACACACTtaagactaatatatatatatatatatatatatatatatacatatatatatatatatatatacatatatattacatatatatatatatacatatacatacatacatatacatacatatatatacatacatatacatatatatacatataatatatatcatatatacatatatacatatatatatatatatacattatatatatatatatatatatatatatatatatatatatatatatatatatatatatatatatatatatatatataatatatatatatatatatatacacatacatatacacacacatggcCTCTGGTGTTTTAAACATGCCTAAGGATAAA encodes:
- the LOC109082760 gene encoding lysM and putative peptidoglycan-binding domain-containing protein 3-like, which codes for MTGRNQHNGFQFATTVQPPTGYMSAFGNNSETDYSEEDGETFELRSRGKERLRRSTSTDRKDDFVYLIRDIKDGDTLISISLQYFCTVADIKRANNLLTEQDFFALRSIRIPVRKFSSFTETHNTVPHKSSSPSGTRRISEIPISGASLDSSSSSSSVDSVECFLQEKDKDIQLLVKSSAPSRSSLNEVVSSLEQPLLGGHERRPAQKKDPYYGADWGMRWWTAVAIMLVVGIVTPVFYLLYYEVLMKADVSHHTTIDSISPGPTQPAAAMFGLPASHQDSHLQSAAKQQHFVKHEEKA